In Solanum stenotomum isolate F172 chromosome 6, ASM1918654v1, whole genome shotgun sequence, one DNA window encodes the following:
- the LOC125869224 gene encoding cytochrome P450 78A3-like: MTTNTENLWVFALATKCNFFNPINSMLFALILSLVWFIINMIYWTHPGGPAWGKYNKLTKYLLVKSPIPGPKGFPFIGSMYMMTGLAHQKIANMAEFFKAKRLMSFSLGETRFIVTCNHVVAKEVLNSTAFVARPVNESAYGLMFDRAIGFAPYGVYWRTLRKIASTHMFCPKQIKASEAQRFEIAKQMVAIFNGSEEGLRVRDVVKKASLNNMMCSVFGRKYSLVDYFNDETEEVSELVDEGYDLLGILNWSDHLPWLAEFDPQKIKYRCERLVPKVNRLVGRIIDEHRAQPSNVHRDFVDVLLSLQGVEALSDSDMIAVLWEMIFRGSDTVAILIEWILARMVLHPDIQSKVQEEVDRITERSRPVMESDVTNMVYLQSVVNEVLRLHPPGPLLAWARLAIEDTTVDGYHVPAGTTAMVNMWAITRSEEVWNEPLEFKPERFMNQTEPVIFSVLGSDLRLAPFGSGRRSCPGKTLGLTTVTFWVASLLQEFEFGTTDGSKTVDLSEVLRLSCEMKTPLMVKVQPRNLTN, encoded by the exons atgacaacaaACACAGAAAACCTTTGGGTTTTTGCCTTAGCCACAAAATGCAATTTTTTCAACCCCATCAACTCCATGTTATTTGCACTTATTTTATCTCTCGTCTGGTTTATCATCAATATGATTTACTGGACTCACCCCGGTGGTCCAGCTTGGGGTAAATATaacaaattaacaaaatatttactcGTTAAAAGTCCGATCCCAGGTCCAAAGGGCTTTCCTTTTATAGGTAGTATGTACATGATGACCGGTTTAGCTCATCAAAAAATCGCGAATATGGCTGAATTTTTCAAAGCTAAGCGTCTCATGTCGTTCAGCTTAGGTGAAACCAGATTTATCGTAACATGTAATCATGTCGTAGCAAAAGAAGTATTGAACAGTACAGCTTTTGTTGCACGTCCTGTTAATGAATCTGCGTATGGATTAATGTTCGATAGAGCGATCGGGTTTGCCCCTTATGGGGTTTATTGGAGAACGCTAAGGAAAATTGCATCTACACATATGTTTTGTCCAAAACAGATTAAAGCGTCTGAAGCTCAAAGATTTGAAATCGCGAAACAGATGGTGGCGATTTTTAATGGGAGTGAAGAAGGTTTACGTGTTCGAGATGTGGTGAAAAAGGCTTCTTTGAATAATATGATGTGTTCTGTTTTTGGACGAAAGTATAGTCTCGTTGATTATTTTAACGATGAGACGGAGGAGGTGAGCGAGTTAGTCGATGAAGGTTATGatcttttgggaatacttaattGGTCTGATCACCTACCTTGGTTAGCTGAATTTGATCCACAGAAAATTAAGTATAGGTGTGAACGTCTAGTGCCTAAAGTGAATCGACTCGTGGGTAGGATCATCGATGAACATCGAGCTCAACCTAGTAATGTTCATCGCGATTTTGTGGATGTTTTACTCTCTCTTCAAGGGGTGGAAGCATTATCAGACTCTGATATGATTGCCGTACTCTGG GAAATGATATTTAGGGGGAGTGACACGGTGGCAATTTTAATAGAGTGGATATTAGCACGGATGGTACTTCATCCTGACATTCAGTCAAAGGTACAAGAGGAGGTAGACAGGATTACTGAAAGGTCGCGACCAGTGATGGAGTCTGATGTAACCAACATGGTTTATCTACAATCAGTAGTGAACGAAGTACTTAGGTTGCACCCTCCGGGCCCACTACTGGCGTGGGCCCGTCTCGCGATTGAGGACACCACAGTGGATGGGTATCATGTTCCTGCGGGGACCACTGCTATGGTCAACATGTGGGCAATCACAAGGAGTGAAGAGGTTTGGAATGAACCACTTGAGTTTAAGCCCGAAAGGTTCATGAACCAGACCGAACCTGTTATTTTTTCGGTGTTGGGGTCTGACCTAAGGCTGGCACCATTTGGTTCTGGAAGGCGAAGTTGTCCCGGAAAGACACTTGGTTTGACCACAGTCACTTTTTGGGTAGCATCGCTCTTGCAAGAGTTCGAATTCGGGACTACTGATGGATCCAAAACGGTTGATTTGTCTGAAGTACTAAGGCTTTCATGCGAAATGAAAACCCCACTGATGGTGAAGGTGCAACCAAgaaatttaactaattaa